One stretch of Schizosaccharomyces pombe strain 972h- genome assembly, chromosome: III DNA includes these proteins:
- the ste6 gene encoding RasGEF Ste6 has product MRFQTTAISDYENSSNPSFLKFSAGDTIIVIEVLEDGWCDGICSEKRGWFPTSCIDSSKIQNFFSSFHSSNEKDPNAQCCAPFHVEAHLQDSAWFEKHGVQAINSIPSSEEFLRKNLQNDIHHLVKGILTTAAAVSQSIKKEGTQVIVFGIETVRSMVLSFPLIILSTLDENFLSEVAQVFSSLNLLPELSRMGCTYGELCIRFTKLLKQLANKFLFFFRPDVSFPSYFLGSLIAHEIHFLPWDFNMLCSNSVQSAHTNLQPDITSFVAILSLSHEAYHCTENEFWNLEAQKLTENTTQKVLQLVAEDALEAWKLDILEDIDRCIQCCRRFLSANQRINYSSSENNPFSFTSQDVEALKDELSSNLCDLYLWSIDLEQISPSDCLLDNYSLFVDLLVTLKVSLLRIKSIIVQFSERIVFLSLEYKFLTNIQPELNDAEKSQLDGFDLNKTNWFDSKGLVCYLMKQTSPEPLLIRNLLFSFWSCNGKIEQDGKIKTATLVFIINYLLRTDIDSTFFTTIFLNTYASMISSSDLFSILGAHFRFICSLNFGKISFISHEFYRVSKRFLDILLIWFESYLVEELDNSKSIFFLFKIYKVFEVFVVPHFASAEELLHSLSHLLHHPSTKRSHKMLEGKELSQELEDLSLHNSPDPIIYKDELVLLLPPREIAKQLCILEFQSFSHISRIQFLTKIWDNLNRFSPKEKTSTFYLSNHLVNFVTETIVQEEEPRRRTNVLAYFIQVCDYLRELNNFASLFSIISALNSSPIHRLRKTWANLNSKTLASFELLNNLTEARKNFSNYRDCLENCVLPCVPFLGVYFTDLTFLKTGNKDNFQNMINFDKRTKVTRILNEIKKFQSVGYMFNPINEVQELLNEVISRERNTNNIYQRSLTVEPRESEDQALQRLLIDSGIF; this is encoded by the coding sequence ATGAGGTTTCAAACGACCGCAATAAGTGATTATGAGAACAGCTCTAatccttcatttttaaaattttctgcAGGAGACACTATCATAGTTATAGAAGTGCTCGAGGACGGTTGGTGCGACGGAATTTGCTCAGAAAAACGAGGTTGGTTCCCCACGTCGTGCAttgattcttcaaaaattcaaaattttttttcaagttttcaTTCATCGAATGAGAAAGACCCAAATGCTCAATGTTGTGCGCCGTTTCACGTAGAGGCTCATCTTCAAGATTCTGCATGGTTTGAGAAACACGGAGTGCAAGCGATAAATAGTATCCCTTCTTCAGAAGAGTtcttaagaaaaaatcttcaaaatgACATTCACCACCTTGTAAAAGGGATTCTCACCACCGCTGCCGCTGTGTCACAATCtataaaaaaggaaggcACTCAAGTGATCGTTTTTGGAATTGAAACTGTTCGTAGTATGGTTCTTTCATTTCCCTTGATAATCCTTTCTACATTAGATGAAAATTTTCTCTCAGAAGTCGCGCAAGTGTTCTCctcattaaatttattgcCAGAGTTGAGCCGAATGGGTTGCACTTATGGTGAACTTTGCATCAGATTTACTAAGCTTTTGAAGCAATTGGCTAAtaagtttttgtttttcttcagGCCCGATGTTTCCTTCCCTTCTTACTTTTTGGGCTCTTTGATAGCGCATGAAATACATTTCTTGCCATGGGATTTTAATATGCTCTGTTCCAATTCTGTACAATCAGCACATACAAATCTCCAACCTGATATTACTTCCTTTGTTGCAATTTTGTCACTTTCACACGAAGCTTACCATTGCACTGAGAATgaattttggaatttaGAAGCACAGAAGCTAACTGAAAATACAACCCAAAAAGTACTACAGCTAGTTGCGGAAGATGCACTAGAAGCTTGGAAACTAGATATTCTAGAGGACATCGATAGATGCATTCAATGTTGTAGGCGATTCTTGTCTGCAAATCaaagaataaattattCTTCCTCTGAAAATAaccctttttctttcacttCTCAAGATGTTGAAGCCTTGAAGGATGAACTGTCTTCTAACTTATGTGATTTATATTTGTGGAGTATCGACTTGGAGCAAATCTCACCTAGCGATTGTTTACTGGACAATTATTCCctttttgttgatttaCTAGTAACCTTGAAAGTATCCCTTCTTCGGATCAAGTCAATAATTGTTCAATTTTCAGAAAGAATTGTGTTTCTTTCTCTAGAATACAAATTCCTCACAAATATCCAACCAGAATTGAATGATGCGGAGAAGTCCCAACTTGATGGTTTTGACCTCAATAAAACCAACTGGTTCGACTCTAAAGGATTAGTTTgttatttaatgaaacaGACTTCACCAGAGCCATTATTGATCCGAAaccttttgttttcattttggTCATGTAATGGTAAAATTGAACAAGatggaaaaataaaaacagcCACTTTAGTGTTCATTATAAATTACCTTCTAAGGACAGATATAGATAGTACATTTTTTACTACTATCTTTTTAAACACATACGCTAGTATGATCAGTTCTTCAGATTTATTTTCCATACTTGGAGCACATTTTCGGTTCATCTGCtcattaaattttggaaaaatttcttttatttctcaCGAATTTTACCGAGTTAGTAAGAGGTTTTTGGATATACTTCTTATTTGGTTCGAATCGTATCTTGTTGAAGAGTTGGACAATTCCAAGtcaatattctttttgtttaaaatttataaagtttttgaagtcTTTGTAGTTCCACATTTTGCATCTGCTGAAGAATTATTGCATTCTTTATCACACCTACTTCATCATCCCTCTACAAAAAGATCACATAAAATGCTAGAGGGAAAAGAGCTATCCCAAGAATTAGAGGATCTTTCTCTCCATAATTCCCCTGATCCAATTATATATAAGGATGAATTGGTTTTACTTCTACCTCCTCGTGAAATTGCAAAGCAGTTATGTATCTTAGAGTTTCAATCATTTTCACACATATCAAGGATTCAGTTCCTAACTAAAATCTGGGACAATCTTAACAGATTCTCAcccaaagaaaaaacttcGACCTTTTATTTGTCGAATCATCTGGTTAACTTTGTGACCGAAACCATCGTGCAAGAAGAAGAACCTCGCAGACGTACCAATGTGCTAGCATATTTTATTCAGGTCTGTGATTATTTGAGAGAGCTTAACAATTTTGCTAGTTTATTTTCCATCATTTCTGCGTTAAATTCCTCACCCATTCATCGGCTGCGTAAGACATGGGCAAATTTGAATAGTAAAACATTGGCTAGTTTTGAGCTTCTAAACAATTTGACAGAGGCAAGGAAAAATTTCAGTAATTATAGAGATTGTCTGGAGAACTGTGTCTTGCCATGTGTCCCTTTCTTAGGTGTTTACTTCACTGATCTGACTTTCCTTAAAACTGGAAATAAAGATAACTTTCAAAACATGATCAATTTCGATAAGCGCACCAAAGTCACtagaattttgaatgagataaaaaagtttcaatcTGTTGGGTACATGTTTAATCCCATCAACGAAGTTCAAGAGCTTCTTAATGAAGTTATATCGAGAGAGCGAAACACGAATAACATCTATCAAAGAAGTTTAACTGTAGAACCACGTGAATCTGAAGATCAAGCCTTACAACGCTTGCTAATTGATTCTggcattttttga
- the ptl1 gene encoding triacylglycerol lipase Ptl1 yields MTALFNFWRIMYANISSIWLLVVSFFEWLFSATSISQQRGSGPRKGKVVMNKDCRSWEDWKVLATTIDKASGRWKWRFTPASDKYDYLLIDRCTVSLKRYRQRKSVYPMLMFLRSSLLRNFGNIGNSSLYTENYSGTKILIEEYVREVNNCLEFLYHTKRLSYDVKCDFFSAARISFGTTCLYFNGGTAFGLYHFGVAKTLWKRNLLPQILAGCASGALIASLLSVYRDEELNGLFDTFPSELWKICQQTSDYSLSKVVEYGNMLDISMIASFVRQRLGTITFQEAFERTGRIVNIVAPPSAVSGSPQVLNYFTAPNVLIWSAVCSSNSWAAIYRSSPLLAKLPDGSTEVCTPKNFIWPYAGLPNTGRSNPYARISEIFNVNHFVITQSRPSLFPTFYDELHHHRVSGYSLKMIRLVGLEMAYRFRQLDILGLLPPRLRRFFVDDYVPSAYITLTPTFSFSDIKHAFTKPSLSDIQYWILVGERATWQAIPLLQVRCKTEISLRHLSKNLTNSYVEPLSVNNLASPFVTNLEENQEKMLKIFKVK; encoded by the exons ATGACTGCACTATTTAATTTCTGGCGCATTATGTATGCGAATATTTCGTCCATTTGGCTACTGGtggtttcattttttgaatggtTATTTTCCGCTACGTCGATATCGCAGCAGCGTGGTTCCGGCCCTCGAAAGGGAAAGGTAGTTATGAACAAGGATTGTCGTTCTTGGGAGGATTGGAAAGTTTTGGCTACGACGATTGACAAGGCGTCGGGGCGTTGGAAATGGCGCTTTACTCCTGCCTCGGACAAGTACGACTATCTATTGATTGATCGATGCACGGTCTCCTTAAAACGATACCGCCAGAGGAAATCTGTCTATCCCATGTTAATGTTCTTGCGCTCTAGCTTACTTCGTAACTTTGGCAACATTGGCAATTCCTCTCTGTATACCGAGAATTACTCGggtacaaaaattttgattgaAGAGTATGTACGTGAGGTCAACAATTGTTTAGAGTTTTTATATCACACTAAAAGGCTTTCCTACGACGTTAAGtgcgattttttttccgcTGCCCGAATTTCCTTCGGTACTACCTGTTTGTATTTCAACGGCGGCACTGCGTTTGGTCTATATCACTTTGGGGTAGCTAAGACCCTTTGGAAACGTAATTTGCTTCCTCAAATCCTTGCAGGATGCGCATCAGGTGCGTTGATTGCATCGCTTTTGAGTGTCTATCGTGATGAAGAATTGAATGGTTTGTTTGATACTTTCCCCAGCGAACTGTGGAAAATATGTCAGCAAACATCTGACTAttctctttcaaaagttgTGGAGTATGGGAATATGCTTGACATTTCCATGATAGCATCTTTTGTCCGTCAAAGACTCGGTACTATTACCTTTCAAGAGGCTTTTGAGCGTACTGGACGTATTGTTAACATCGTTGCTCCACCTTCAGCTGTTTCTGGATCCCCTCAGGTTCTTAATTATTTCACTGCCCCTAATGTGCTGATCTGGAGTGCCGTATGTTCTAGCAATAGCTGGGCTGCCATTTACCGCTCTTCTCCTCTTTTGGCTAAACTTCCCGATGGGTCTACCGAGGTGTGTACtcccaaaaattttatttggCCGTATGCTGGGCTTCCTAATACCGGTCGCTCTAATCCTTATGCACGAATCTCTGAGATTTTCAACGTGAATCATTTTGTTATTACCCAGTCTCGCCCTTCGTTGTTCCCTACATTTTATGATGaacttcatcatcatcgtGTTTCAGGATACTCCTTAAAAATGATACGCTTAGTAGGATTAGAAATGGCTTACCGTTTCCGCCAACTGGATATTTTGGGTCTTCTACCTCCAAGACTACGtcgattttttgttgacgATTATGTTCCAAGTGCGTATATCACGCTTACtccaacattttctttctcgGACATAAAGCATGCATTTACCAAGCCCTCATTAAGCGACATCCAGTATTGGATTCTAGTAGGTGAAAGGGCCACATGGCAAGCTATACCACTTTTACAAGTTCGCTGTAAaactgaaatttctttacgaCATC tttcaaaaaacctTACCAACAGTTACGTTGAACCTTTGTCCGTTA